A region of Fusarium keratoplasticum isolate Fu6.1 chromosome 6, whole genome shotgun sequence DNA encodes the following proteins:
- a CDS encoding BZIP domain-containing protein yields the protein MAAFVHSYPHAMDFAFGSSMGAMATTPSPGYMMTPSPYYTRTPSPTDRSNMVYQPLPSQAPDASFFEEAIGGSPMPQDIPFGIIQGPSQYSTAPKIPDSPQRIMPTVEADTKPNRRTRNRRQSQASSSMSEEMSVPGLAPESPKQKKRGRKPKNEPKEPGKGRRKVELDEDDLPKDPRRRRILERNRIAATKCRLRKRDEASALASREQAMEDQNRYLSSCFDTLTAEIYHLKTQLLQHTDCNCVLIQKYIANEAKKTVDGLLSCSQAFQMDNDSMSPYRRGSSNSGTSPTESLGVPTPEFEGVSPTWSHPFQQAPASSEVGEDMFDMAIDQYNKGTMAMHGQPISNLPLPNSESEMFVGMGPQPQHVDGINWDSSWGFR from the coding sequence ATGGCTGCTTTTGTTCACTCCTATCCCCACGCAATGGACTTTGCATTTGGGTCGTCCATGGGTGCAATGGCCACGACACCTTCCCCAGGATATATGATGACTCCATCTCCATACTACACCAGAACACCCTCGCCCACCGACCGAAGCAACATGGTGTACCAGCCACTCCCCAGTCAGGCACCCGATGCATCCTTCTTTGAGGAAGCAATCGGAGGCTCTCCAATGCCCCAGGACATCCCTTTTGGCATCATCCAAGGGCCGTCCCAGTATAGCACCGCACCAAAAATTCCCGATTCTCCACAAAGGATAATGCCGACCGTTGAGGCTGACACGAAACCCAATCGCCGGACCCGGAATCGACGACAATCACAAGCAAGCTCGAGCATGTCGGAGGAGATGAGTGTCCCTGGTCTTGCCCCAGAGTCCccgaagcagaagaagcgaggTCGAAAACCCAAGAACGAACCAAAGGAGCCAGGTAAAGGGCGCCGGAAAGTGGAactggatgaggatgatctTCCCAAGGACCCACGACGTCGACGCATTCTCGAACGCAATAGGATTGCTGCCACCAAGTGCCGCCTGAGGAAACGGGATGAAGCATCAGCTCTTGCCTCCAGAGAGCAAGCCATGGAAGACCAAAATCGCTACCTCTCTTCATGCTTCGACACGCTGACTGCTGAGATCTATCATCTCAAGACGCAGCTTTTGCAACACACTGATTGCAATTGTGTCCTCATCCAGAAGTACATTGCCAACGAAGCAAAGAAGACCGTCGACGGCCTGCTCTCTTGTTCTCAGGCATTCCAGATGGACAATGACTCAATGAGCCCATACCGTCGAGGTTCAAGCAATAGCGGCACCAGCCCCACAGAGTCTTTGGGAGTGCCTACACCCGAGTTTGAAGGTGTTTCGCCAACTTGGTCACATCCCTTCCAGCAAGCCCCAGCATCATCTGAAGTTGGCGAGGACATGTTTGACATGGCCATTGACCAGTACAACAAGGGCACGATGGCCATGCATGGTCagcccatctccaaccttccTCTACCTAATTCTGAGTCGGAGATGTTTGTTGGCATGGGGCCTCAACCCCAACATGTGGATGGGATAAACTGGGACTCTTCTTGGGGTTTTCGATAA